Below is a window of Synchiropus splendidus isolate RoL2022-P1 chromosome 9, RoL_Sspl_1.0, whole genome shotgun sequence DNA.
ACTTGAATGGAAGGGAAATGTCTTATCTTTCAAAACCGTGCACTGACGCCACCTGTTGAGAAAATCGATGCACCTCGTGTTTGACCCCAGAGCTTCATATTACTCTTCACAGTGTGTCGTTGGAGTAAGTGTTGAGTGCTTCTGGCCCATTGCCCACATCCTTTATTTTCCACAATAGGCTTTCATCGAGTGTCAACTGTTGTTGATGAAGAAGTTGTTTTTAACGCTCAACTTCTGCTGTAGTTTATGAAGTGACTCAGCAACACATGTTGTAACTCTTGATTGGACAAAAGATTCCAAGGCTTCAATAACTTTTCATCATGACTTGGTGGTGGTCGCACTGCTCTCGAACATCCAGATAGACCCACATTTTATCGgctgctgagctgctgccaAGTTCAGGAATGAAAGTGATGAGTTTTCCATCTGACCTCGTGTGATGCTCCACTGTGGAGAGAGAACGGCTGGTTTTCCAGGAGGAGTTTTGTTACACATGATGTGGAATTAAGACAACAAGTCAGCGTGAATGTGGAGCTGGAAGTTGAGCTGTTCTCACTCGCTCTGCGGCATGTGTGATGGAACATGTTCTTGCCTGCTTGGCTTCAGTGAAGGTTCAGCGATTAATGTTGTGAAGTGCTGGGTGGATGTGGAGGTCTGGACTGGATGACTGGCTACAACACTGTGGAAGTGTTGAGTGAGTTTGTTGCATACTTGCTGCCTGTTTGTTGAGAGGGTATTGAAACTTGTGCAGACCAAGGAAGCTGTCCAGGGCTTGACTAGTTCCACATAAGACCCTTGACTAGCTCTGCAGTCGAGGGTCTTGCATTAAACATTTCCAACCAATTCAGCTTCATAAATCCATGTCTCTCTCTCGTGTACACATAGAAAGTCATTCTACCATTCCCTGCCCCGGAGACGTCCTGCGAGTCCCAGGATTCTTATCCAACATGCTTCCCCTGAAGACGACAGGTACCCACTTGTGGACCCCAACCCCTGCGTCCTTGAGCTTGACCTATCATTTATAGCCAGTTGTTGCTTTGCTGTGGTTCTGAAAGTTGGGTGTTGTGTGTCGTtggctgtttttatttacattaattgTGATCAAAACCGTATGGACACCaatttcactcattcatctccAGACGACCGCTGCCATGCTCTGACTGCTCACGTCAGACCTTGGAACCAGCGAGTCTCAGACCCTTCTTCCCTTATCTTCTCTGTGATTACTAAAGTTACTGACTCGGTCAACAGTCCATGACTTCCACCGAGGTCGTATGATGAAGACgaatttcatttctgaaagTAATGAATAGCTTTGTTATCCATGTTGACTTGAGCTGATGTGGTCTGGAGACACCTCCTGGACCAACATCTCAGCCAGAGGTCAGTGTAGCCATGTAGTCTGAGAGCCACGCACTGACTTGGTCCTGCCTCAGATGCTCCTCTGATGCTACCTTGTGAAGCACGATGGAGGCTACCAAGACGTGACCTGGGTGAATTCTCATCTCTCTGCTACAGGCCAATCCCAGCCACCATGTTGATGAGAGCAGGTTGATGAGAGTTTTCATCTTTTCAATGTCTCTGAAAGAAGACTCATCTTATCTCGACTAGTCAACGAAACCTTAGTGAAGAAGACATGGGtggttctctttttttttgacacatcACAAAAGCCTGCAGCCATTCTGTCTTTATGTTGCCAGGTTGGAGCTTTTAAGTTCAGTTATTTGAGCCTAGATATTGCGGCAGATGGAGCTTCAGCTGTGTTCCTGTCCCAGTGTTGTGGCTCTTGTTTTTGCTTCTCTGGACTGCTCTGTTGTGTATTGATTCTGGGGACTTCACTTGCAGGTCTGGTGTGTGTCGCCGTGACTTTgctttgtgtgagtgagttgtGCATGTTTGGCTTGTTTGAGCGCATAAAGGGAAAACGGAAGCCCAGTGTTTCCTCGATAATTCTTTTCAGACCGGGTGgtacacacagacaaaaaaaccctgaacaGATGAGGCGAACTGAGCGGCTACTGAGGGCGTCTAACTCCATGTGCAACTTTTATACTGCTTGTAGTTGGAGTGTTTTTTTAGAGGCACAGACAGGCAGCATCACATTGGGACTCACCCTAAGGAGCACCCTTGCACCTCCTCCGTCTATGGTTCGGAAACTACCAGGTGACTAATATTAGCCAAGTAGAATCAGAGGATGAGAGTTCTGTACCCAGtaagagagacacacagctcaCAGCACTGTGGACGCTGCATTTAGGATTCTAACCTAATCAGATCCCATAATAGATCAAGGAGGAACTTCATTTTATGCCTCTCTTTTGGGTCGACTTTGTATTTCAAGGGCGACCCGAGGCATCACTTAAGTAGCTAGCTGCGAGCTAAAAATGGCGGCGTAACAAGACGACTCGCAGTGTTTCTAGGCAACGAAGCGGCTTAACTCTCATTGCAGCAGTGCTGCACAGAGGCCCCTAAACATAAATGATATTTTGATTTCTGGATGGCATTTGAGGGGGGTCGCCTTGGCCTGGTGGCCCCCCAGGCCTGTGCAATTGTAGGGGAAACACTGGGAACCACTCGTCTGTCTCCAGTTAACTTATACTGTTCTTCATTTGCGAGCAAAATCCAAATGACTCACTCATGCATCATtcaattcatccattcatcttgaGTTCCCATCATTATGTGTGGCTGGTTTTACTCATCCGTCGTCTTCCAGGCAGCCTCGGACCCTGGAAGCGCCTGAGTGTCAGACTGCTGGCAGGAAGCTCTCTGACAGTGGCAGGTAAGACATGTACTGTCAGCTCAGCACATGTCCGTCCAGAGACCACTCCGTCAccatttctgtttcttttcagtTTAATTTTGTTCTTTCATCTTTGCATGCTGCTTTTGGTTTGTATGGCTGCGTCTTTACGTGTGTGCGGCAGAATCAAGCCGACCTCCATCCTCAGGGGCTCCAGAGGGAAGAAGGCCCCGCTGAGGCCTCCTGGTAAGGGGAGTCCActagaatccttcattgtaaaCCCAACCTCAGGTAGTTGCTCCTCTGGACCATTAGAAGAATGAGACAACACCGCAGACATATTTATGCTTCCCTTTTTGTGACAACATgctgctgtgtctgtgtgtgcactgTTGTATGTGGAAGTGTCAGTGTTTGTCGTCAGTGCTGCACAGCAGAGTTCTACTATGAATCGGTGGTTATTTTTCACTTGTCATGAGTTGGATGGAATTTCTGGCGATGTGATTTTGGCTTCAGAAGAATGAGCTTTGTTTCGATGGTGCAAGATCATGTAACGTGCGACATGGTTGTTGACCCTTTTCAGTCTTATGTTCTGGGAAACATGattcatattttgaaaatgaaatgaccgAGGTCACAACTCTCCCTTGTTAtcctgatttttcttttttttatgaaaagatggaatgttttctctctctgttccaGTCACCACCAAGGTGGTCCGTCTCATACCTCCTCAGTGATGTCCTCCTCGGGACGAAGAGTCCGGCAGCTCCCTCAACTTCCACCCAAGAGCAGCAGTGTAGAACAAGGTAGCTGTTCCATGATTCAGGTCGTGGTTAAGATGCAAACAAGCACATGTATCACGTGTCGAACCTTTTCATTTAACCCGGTTTGTGTCTGAAGCCCTGGTAGCAGAGGAGCGAGTTCGTCAGCTCCAGATGAGGGTTCATTCCAACCGAGTGTCAGCTGCCAAAACGTCCAGCCAACAGGATCTGGACCGAACCCTGAAGAACAAACGACAGGTCAGTTGTGCTCTTTTGGTGCCCAAACAagaaactagaaaggcactgagacAGCCCATACCTCCGCAATATCTCATCTTTATTAGAGCAGAGCATGTGGtgaataaaacaacttccatcaCAGCCCTATTGGCTCACGGCAGAATGGGGAAGTCGAGACTCTTGAACGTGGGGAACTCTCTTTTTACGTGTATGTATTCTTGTGGCAAGGAAGAGCTGTACCTATTTTCCTTTTgcaatctgtttttattgtccATTTTTTACGCTCATCGACAAATTAAATAGCCCGGCTGGTCAGTGCCCCACACCATGGCAAACCAAAGAATTACATCCAAAACTAACAAACATGACACAATCGCTAAATGATGATTGTGGCTTCAACACACACTATTGGAGGAACGTCAGCTTTTCTTCTTGAGATATCAGTGAAACGTGATTGACGGGTGgagcttattttattttgaaatgcatgACGTGTAGTTGGTGTAAATGGCCACATGAATAGAATAACTGTGTTCCATTGATGCCATTCAGAGACAAACCTTCATTATAGTCTCATATATAAGAGCGTAAAAGGGTGAACCTTTCCATCTTGGGTCTGCACAGAGCCAAGAGAAAAAGACGACGATACATACGCGTCCCTAATCACTTCACATCCACTGCGCTAATTATGTCATCAGTGGCAAATGTGCTGCTCCGTTGCTGTCAGCGAACACTCCGAGCCTGACTGCATCAGATTGAATACAACGCATTCATTTACTTATGTACTGTGACAAGCGTGTCACTGCATGTTAACCAAGCATCTGATGTTTGACGTCTCTGGCTTTAACAAGTTCACTTCCATTCAGTCTCGCAGTGATCTATGCCAGCGCGGCGCTGCAGTCGCCGGAGCCAACCATTTAGCTGATTTAAAAAGAAGCGTATTGTGTCACCACCAGGCAGTCAATTTGAGGTTCCCCAAAGGGACAGAGGGGGCGACTCGAGAGGAGTGTGCTGTGGTTTAGAGTCGTCACTGTGCGTACACTTCATTTTGGTAAAGCACGAgtggaaaagttgaaatgaaaaggGGCCTGAGGTCAAGCCTGAAGACGCACCAATCACTTCCAGCTTCTTTCAGCTGACTgcactctgtgtttgtgttgctcatCCTGTAGTTGTTCAAGGACCAGAGGACCAGCAGTGAGAACGTATCCCATAAGTCCTCAGACAGTGATGTCAGTGATGTGTCAGCCATTTCTCGAACCAGCAGTGCCTCTCGCATCAGTAGCACCAGCTACATGTCCATCCAGTCAGAGAGACCTCGGGGACGCTTCAGGTACCACCGTTCATCCATGTGGTCTTCAGATCAGGACATTCACCGTCAGTCTGTCCGTCAGCCGGGCGATGCGTGCGACGGGACGTCACATGCTGAAGAGCACCAGCGTGAGCGGTGAGATCTACGGCATGGACCACGTGGACGGCAGCCAGTCCGATACTGCGCTGGGGAGCCTGGGAAGCGGAATCAAGAAGCGGCGATCCAGCCTCAGCCAACGCGTGGTCGCCATCCTGCCGTCCAGACGCAGCCGCAGTACCTCACAGCTCAGTCAGACAGGTCAGCGCTCTTACAACGACACACTGGCATCTCAGGTCTGACCTCTGTGGTCTACATGCTGAGGCTGCTGGGCCAACTCTTCAATCGTGTCTCATCTGGCGGCAGAAAGATTCCAGATCTGTGTTTACTGTGGCGTGATGCCATCTGTTAAATCTCCACCTGCGAAGCAAATCAGGATCCTTTTGGGGAcatggaagctgcagatgtgTTCAGGAGAAACTGTAAATGGACCTGATCATTTACTGACACTGAGCATCGCGGCCTCTGTGATTTTCTCTATTTGCTTCGTTGTTGTTTCCAGCGCCAGTGCTCACACACCTCGACACATGACCATTCCTCCAGTAACACGGAGAGTTGCACCCACACAGCCCCTGAAACCTTCTGAGACTGAAGAAGATCGACAGACGTACTGTAGTTGTCGAGAGAGTTCTGAGTGTGAGGAGGGGGTGTTGAGAGGAGTGAGACAAGAGGAAGAGGGAAGATGAGGAAGTGGGGTCTATCATCCAAACTagtggacagagatgaaggaagtgaagaagagagtgcgggcAGGGTGGGGATGACTGGGATGTCAGCGCTGCAGCCGTCGAACtcactgccatgatgtgtgGTTTAGAGACTTGGAGGAGtctgagatgaagatactgaggttgttatTGGAGTGACGTGAAGTCAAGATCAGAAATGTCATCatcagagggacatggagaagtttggaaacacaggtagggaggccagatggtttggacacctGGAGAGGAGAGTCAGTGTCGGACTAATAATGTTGGtggtggagaagaggaagacaacgaACAAGAACGTGGAGGTGTGGCTAGTGATGACGTCTgcaggtggaggacttgctgaaagacaaagaagaagttaGTTGTCAAGAGATATTGACATAGAGAGACCAGCACATTTCTATCGAGCTCACCTCTGAGAACGTCTGCTGCCATTACTCAAAACTCCCCTTGTCCAGATGAAGAACTCCTACGTTGCCTACGCTTGACTGCAGAAGTGATACTTCCTGTTGCGGCTGGCCACAGTCCAGGTGGCAACTCACTCACAAAGCCTCAACAAAAATAGATCAAGTTAGCACAGATCACGTTTGAAATCAGGTGTTTGAGATCAACAGGGTTCAACACTCATCCATACAAAGTTAGACCTGtacctttgttttgttgttgctcattgtgtttgttgttgtgtgtgttatttcagAGGCGGCGGGTAAGAAGGCGGACAGACAGAAAGGTAAAGCAATAGACAGACAGTTTCCAGGACGATAGACTAACATCAAGGCCATTACATGCCATCGCTGGTGCATGACAGTGTCATACTAAAACAAGCGCACGCTGTCCAGCTGTGTTCTCTCAGGGTGCTCAGGTATTAAAGCATAACACTCTCTACAGAAACAGGGGAAGGTGAAGTAGACCACACCCAGGCAGACAAAGTGATTGACAGCGAGGGAGTGATGAAGAGTAGCTTGACAGGTTCACGTCCAGCCCTTTCTGACCTCTGCAGCACGCTGCCTTACTTCACCCTTCTCCTCACATGTCGCTCTCACTCCTTCAGGTCAAAAGCCTGCTTGTTCTCTTATGCTGCCAAATTTAGAGACTCACTCGTGATGTTTGCAGTCGGGCTTTTGAAACTGAACCAGAGAGGGACCTTCACTGTGTCACCTGTAGTCGCCTGCAAAAGGGTGAGATTTTGTCGACTGACTGGAGCCGACCAGGTCTTACTGCTGTGACCTCATCATCCTATGGCTAAGTGCGTTTGAATCATCGTCTGGAATTTGGGCTAAAAACCGAGCCTCGCATTTCCAACCACACTGATTCTTTTTACCCCATTATCATCTCCTGACACATAGTTTATCTATAACATCCATGTTAGTAATATTGCGACGCAGTGGGCTTAATTCAGACAGTGGGTGGCAGTAGTATTGTGGCGTTCCTATCAACACAGTGTAACCACACTAGAGGAGAAGCAAAGTGTTTAGAATGTCCATGTGAGTCCATCTCTAACTGACCCTCAAAGGTGTTATTAAaatacatccatccatttttGCAGTTTTTGCTGTTTACAAATAAACCTGCAAAGCTCAGAAACAAAGCCTCTGCCACTTTGTGAGTGGGGCAGGTATTTAACTGAGTAATAATGATAAATTAATTACAACTAAAAAACgtgtttaaaatatttaattttatttaatttaaacactgatgcacaagacacgtggcagctaggatgagaacaaacatggaggaatccctgaacagaagcaaacaaaagcatctgtttgcttctgttcagggaggtttttcactacacaatgatcagggtttcctctactctgaatggacttgacattcttataaaattgaaattcttatacaaatattttcaagacattgaaagagctttagttcaaataaggtgatataaaaacttgaatatcgccaccatggtgatttattgtgctggtgcaaaataaactattttgttgtttaaatgtaagcatggctccatcatttgactcagtaatataccaaattcattccatttgaaaaatgtggcttcttgtgtggaaaatgttcttataccattaaactgcgattaattgagattaactAGATTTAATccaatcccacccctagtatTTACATGTTCCTCAGGCAGAGGAACATGCCTGAGGAAAAAGACACTTGGTCCGTTgcactgttttattattaagaTCCAACTCCTATCATGAAGAGACAGTCCAGGGAATCCCAGGTGCCTCAcctggttgtgttttttttggccGAGGGTCATGTAAGCTTCTCGGCAGATGTGTTGCTGAAGAGCATATTTGACCATCTGTAGTTTGCTAGTTAGGGCGCTTCAAATGAGGATGCGTCTTCTGATTCCGAGTTATGGTGAGGTCACCGCTCTGCATGGATCCGCTTCCCTAGCAACCTGCATCGTTCTCAGGCTTCTCTGGGTTTGAGAAATTCCATGTCAGTCGTTGACTGAATTCGAAATTGTTTTTGTGGGACAATGAGACGCCTGACGAATAACAGCCTCCCGCTCCCCGCTCTTTTGAAAACGCTGTCTGGTTTACTCATTTCTGCTGAATGTCCTTTCACTCGCAGAGGTGCCTACGGGTAAGAAAGTAGGCAaggctggcagcagcagcatccagaGGAGCGTGGAGACAGGCATGGCTGTGGAGTATCCACGAGGAGGGTCGGCCATGAACCGCCAAGCCAGCAGAGAGTCCACTGACGGGAGCATGAACAGCTACAGCTCTGAGGGGAAGTAAGTGGACGCAACATCCTTCATCCGAGGACTTGGAATGGTGACAAAGCTCACCAGTCAAGCTCCATTGTTCACGTCATGTCCTATCACATTCCAAGGGGATCCAAGTTGAGGATCATGGAGTGACCCCAGACCCATTTTTCAACACTCAGGATCAGTCCTCTGTGGCCTCACTACGGCAGTGTCTTGTTGTGAATGACTTCTTGGTGGATCCTTGTGCAAATGTCTCCCCCTTGTGTCAGTCTGATCTTCTCAGGGATGAGGTTGGGTGCCGACAGCCAGTTCAGTGACTTCCTGGACGGTCTCGGACCCGGTCAGCTGGTGGGCCGCCAAACACTTGCCACGCCTGCGATGGGTGCGTTCGACCCGCCATGCTTTCTGTCTCTGCACCAGGTGTGCTGAGGTTATAACAACGTCTCTGGTGTGCAGGTGACGTTCAGATCGGTCTGATGGACAAGAAAGGccagctggaggtggaggtgatCAGGGCACGCGGCCTTACCCCCAAACCAGGCTCAAAATCCCTCCCAGGTGACACAACCTTCTCGCCTCATGACCCTGAATCCTCTGTTAAccatctctgctctctctcaccTTCCTCCAGCTCCCTACGTCAAGGTGTATCTGCTGGATAACGGAACTTGTAAAGCCAAAAAGAAAACTAAGATTGCACGAAAGACCCTGGAGCCTCTCTACCAGCAGCATCTGCTCTTCGAGGAGGGTCCCCAGGGCAAGGTGCTTCAGGTAAGACACCTGGCAAAACAAGGCGCTTTGCTGGAAAAATGTTTTGAGGCGACACTAAAGTGTGATAGGGAGACATGCAGTGTTAGTGCTTCATGACAGCTTCTGAGATTCTGAGCCAGGATCTCGCCCTGCTCCttactgaaaacaaacaacattaaTCGATAGGTcaaacatctttttttccagcATCTGCCTGAGAGAAATTGACTTATTTCTGTGGGGACACTTGACCTTCCTTGTAAAATTTGCTTTACACTTTACACCATAATGGTTTTACATTACATGCTGTTCCATTCAAAGGACTCGCCTCTCAGGTCGTCCCCATACTAGAGTTGCTTGCTCTTTTGGACACGTCACTCGATCGTCACTGATGTACTCTGACGCAACTCTGACTTGGGATTTGCTATGGGTCCTGGCTAATGCAGCTAGCGTGGACTAGCGTGGCATGCTAGCCACAGCTTGTAACGAAAGAaccagtttcatttatttcagaaatCGTCCAGAAAGCAAGCTTGCCTTGCTTGGATCATCTTATAGTGCCTTGTATAGGACCCTGTCCTCGGGTCGCAaccttcctgcattgttccATGACACTAACCCTTGCTTTGCGTGAAGATCCCATCCACAAGGTTTGCGTTGTGTTTGAGGCGACGGCAAATCTGACGATAACACACTTGGTTTCGTCCTGCAGGTGATCGTTTGGGGCGACTACGGACGACTGGACCACAAATGTTTCATGGGTGTAGCACAGATCTtactggaggagctggacctcTCGAGCACGGTGATTGGATGGTACAAACTCTTTCCGCCGTCCTCCCTGGTGGACCCGACGTTAGCTCCCCTCACGCGATTGGCGTCTCAGACATCATTGGACAGCTCAGGACAAACTCTGGGCGTTCGGTCCTAGTGACCAAATGACCACTACCAACAGCCCGGTATCCCTTAAtcgagaaaaaaacaaatactggACCACAACTGAGCAGAGGGCGCAGACGTGCCTGTGGACACTGAGACGAAGGCGACCTCGGTCAAAgccagacggagagacagggaacaagagagagagggagagacagaactAGCCAATCAAAGCTTAGCTGGAGTCTGACAATCACGTCTCACACCCTCCCTCcactcccccccctcctcccccgacGCCTCTTACCCTTGCTTTCTTTGCTTTTCCTGTGAGCTTTCGTCCAAACTCCTCACCCCCTCGACCTTGTTTGTCTCTCCAGAGCACCTGATCTAGGTGGAGCCCTGCCCCCCACCCAGTAGCCTCCGAGCCAATCAGAGCAGAGCCAACAGCTCGGCCGCTAGAACGAGGGGGCGTAACCGGATCAGTAGCACAGATGAGTGGGTGTGTTACCACGGTAACAGTGTGTCCGACGCATTGAGCACAAGACGGTTTCCGGTTTGGAGATTCTACTCTCTGTCGAGCAAAGACCGAAGTAAACAGAGGCCAAATTTACGGTTTGAGTTTGCGTTACGATTATTTTTCGGTTCTGCCGAAAGTTCAGACGGGTTCCTGAGGCGCCAACTCCCTCGGCGTACGTGTGCGACGCAGTGCCAAACGCCGACGACGCAGGTCAGGTGGCATTCAGAACCGCCCTCGCCCCGTCCCTGTCCTGACCTCACTAACTCCCCCTGTAGGCGGGAGCAGCATGACTCGGGTGAGCGGGGGGGACCCGGCGCCCCCCCACCTCTTCGGCCCCAAGCTGCATGCATGTTTCTTtcgtttcctgtttgtttcgTTTCCTTTGTTTTGTATTCTACTTTTTTTGTAAAAACCGAAGAGGAGACGAAATTCAACAATTCTCGagagagaagaaacaaaaaaaaagagaaaagaaaaaaagtctagACTATGTGTGTTAGTTCCACATACCTTTAGGCCAGCTTGTATGTTGCATGTTCTTGTACAGTTTGCTTGTACTGAATATGATACAAACCGAGAAAAGCCAAGCCATCCCCCTCCCACCCCAGAGTGGGACAAGGTCGACTCCGCCCGGGCCACGCCTGCCACTCCGGGACTAAATATCCAAACGATCAAGTCTCTGCTAAAGAAAGatctttgtttctgtttgttctttTCGGGTATTTTGAGCAACAGTGCTGTTCTGTAGTCCTGAGCTTCCTCCAGCCCCGGCTAACTGGCCACGTAGGTGTCGACGCTGTAGTTTCAGACTGTCGGGGCTCGAGACCGAGATAGAGAATGTGCGTATCACAGCCTTGTAAATGAAGTATCCTTATGAGTTTGACAGAAATTAtaaagatatagatatataagaGTGTATCGgcgtgtacacacacactctcacacacacacacacacacttgtacataCAAATTTAGGATGAGCGGCTTGAACCTAAGTTACGAACAAATGACACATCTATGACACATTCCTGATCTCGAGGGGAATTTCGTGTCCCACCATTGTGCTCCAGCCGCTGAGCGGTGCGGAGCCACAAGGGGGCGCTGATAGGCCTTTATTTTTCTTCCcagttgcagaaaaaaaaaacaaaaaacaattgaacTATTTTCCCGTGAGTCACTCTTGTTGATGGCGGTTGGTTTGGACTGGACTTCTAAAGCCAATGAGCGATCGGAGCTGCAGACGTTTGTGTTGAATTCCTTGGCGGTGTGGCCGACTGCCCTTTCCTTTGTCAGTATTACTGCAGGAATACTGATTGTTTACAGCCCACGGCTCCCCAATCTCCCCCCTCcttccccctcctctctccccccccaccccactccCAGAACCACAGTTCTAGACGAAAGACGAAGTATTCACTGCAACAGTTCTTGTTTGTATAACAGATGTGGCTCTACTGATGTGTATGTTTTATATTCAAgagttcatttttattatttacaaataaaaagaCTGTGTGGAAGAAGATCCTGTCTTTTTCAAACATGTGCTGGTCGCCTTCATTTCGTGACTGCGTGTGTTAAAGGTGGCGATGGCCTCGGTGAGGTGGGAACCCCACGACCTTTCGTGACCCCGTGACCTGCCGTGACTCCTCTCTGTGTTGATGGTTGTTTCATcgtctgtgtgtgactgtgacatgtttgagagtgttttttttgttcaggttTGGcgataccttcaccttcttctgccgcttatccggagtcgggtAGCGggggcagcattcagagcaaggaagcccaaacttcccgatccgcacaaacctcctccagcttttcccgggggatccagaggtgttcccaggccagaccggagacatcatctctccagcgagtcctgggtcttccccggggtctcctcctggtaggacatgcctggaacacctccccagggaggcgtccagggggcatccggatcagatgcccgagccacctcagctggttcctcttgatgtggaggagcagcggctccaccccgagctcctcccggatgaccgaactcctcaccctatctctaagggtgcgcccagccaccctgcggaggaaactcatctcagccgcttgtatccgcaatctcatcctttcggtcatcacccaaagctcgtgaccataggtgagagtgggaacgtagatcgatcggtaaatcgagagcttcgtcttgtgactcagctccatcttcaccacgacggtccgatacagcgaccgcatcactgctgccgctgcaccaacccgtctatcaatctcacgctccccttttccctcactcgagaacaagaccccgagatacttaaactccaccacttggggcaagaactctccaccaacccgaagagagcaaaccactttattccggtcgagaaccgtggcctcagacttggaggtgctgatcctccaAGCCTCCTTTGGTGATAACATGTGAGTTTGTGTGACTGTTTGTCGGTATGCAATGGTGTGTGAGTCTCACTtgtgaatgagtgtgtgtggtggacTTGTGTTTGAAGGTTTGAGCCTTTGTTGTGAGTCAGAGAAGTCATCCTGACTCTCATCTGTGCCCCCAGGGGTCCGGGACTCTTCTTTGAGGTTCCATTTTTCCACATCTCGTCACAAACCCTCCACTTCTGTGCCTCTTGTGTCATCCAGACTGGGGTCAGATCTCCTCCCTTGACCtttgtcaccaccaccactgggGCTCACGGGTTCAATGTCCCTCAGCAGGTCGTGAGCAAGTCTTCCAAGTCGTGAACTACATTACTCTAGATGTAGTGGACGT
It encodes the following:
- the LOC128765244 gene encoding regulating synaptic membrane exocytosis protein 1-like isoform X36, encoding MKEVYNIILESQAEPQVELVVSRPIGDIPRIPDTSHPPLESTGSSSFESQKMERPTLNVLSPSSPGMLQEASQLMPGQLSLKLWYDKAGHQLIVNVLQAIDLPVRHDGRPRSPYVKMYFLPDRSDKSKRRTKAVKKTCEPKWNQTFVYTHVHRRDFRNHMLELTVWDQPRSPEEDSVFMGEVLIELETALLDDKPHWFPLQTHDVSSIPLPKASPYLPRRHTHPDTPGRKLQRSQRVTEAEFDEGSVSKAADSRGRERQREPASTLEVPEQQRAPSHHIRSRSVSPHREEQGRLRSRPPNVPAQRSLDDELPHSRRSRSPTRFHDSSRGRRQEEEYLDDSEVIMIHQSMRGKSAECLHTRRSSKHRHSLPPRMPLLFNGIPSQQNSSTMPACRKIQTSFKGSHTVMKTCSSVTQSIFMFTDEARVRDLQSSLGRVRSASTNCLPPDKHAPSPDSERKSFYHSLPRRRPASPRILIQHASPEDDRQPRTLEAPECQTAGRKLSDSGSHHQGGPSHTSSVMSSSGRRVRQLPQLPPKSSSVEQALVAEERVRQLQMRVHSNRVSAAKTSSQQDLDRTLKNKRQLFKDQRTSSENVSHKSSDSDVSDVSAISRTSSASRISSTSYMSIQSERPRGRFSRAMRATGRHMLKSTSVSGEIYGMDHVDGSQSDTALGSLGSGIKKRRSSLSQRVVAILPSRRSRSTSQLSQTEAAGKKADRQKETGEGEVDHTQADKVIDSEGVMKSSLTEVPTGKKVGKAGSSSIQRSVETGMAVEYPRGGSAMNRQASRESTDGSMNSYSSEGNLIFSGMRLGADSQFSDFLDGLGPGQLVGRQTLATPAMGDVQIGLMDKKGQLEVEVIRARGLTPKPGSKSLPAPYVKVYLLDNGTCKAKKKTKIARKTLEPLYQQHLLFEEGPQGKVLQVIVWGDYGRLDHKCFMGVAQILLEELDLSSTVIGWYKLFPPSSLVDPTLAPLTRLASQTSLDSSGQTLGVRS
- the LOC128765244 gene encoding regulating synaptic membrane exocytosis protein 1-like isoform X35 — translated: MKEVYNIILESQAEPQVELVVSRPIGVYRKYHDIPRIPDTSHPPLESTGSSSFESQKMERPTLNVLSPSSPGMLQEASQLMPGQLSLKLWYDKAGHQLIVNVLQAIDLPVRHDGRPRSPYVKMYFLPDRSDKSKRRTKAVKKTCEPKWNQTFVYTHVHRRDFRNHMLELTVWDQPRSPEEDSVFMGEVLIELETALLDDKPHWFPLQTHDVSSIPLPKASPYLPRRHTHPDTPGRKLQRSQRVTEAEFDEGSVSKAADSRGRERQREPASTLEVPEQQRAPSHHIRSRSVSPHREEQGRLRSRPPNVPAQRSLDDELPHSRRSRSPTRFHDSSRGRRQEEEYLDDSEVIMIHQSMRGKSAECLHTRRSSKHRHSLPPRMPLLFNGIPSQQNSSTMPACRKIQTSFKGSHTVMKTCSSVTQSIFMFTDEARVRDLQSSLGRVRSASTNCLPPDKHAPSPDSERKSFYHSLPRRRPASPRILIQHASPEDDRQPRTLEAPECQTAGRKLSDSGSHHQGGPSHTSSVMSSSGRRVRQLPQLPPKSSSVEQALVAEERVRQLQMRVHSNRVSAAKTSSQQDLDRTLKNKRQLFKDQRTSSENVSHKSSDSDVSDVSAISRTSSASRISSTSYMSIQSERPRGRFSRAMRATGRHMLKSTSVSGEIYGMDHVDGSQSDTALGSLGSGIKKRRSSLSQRVVAILPSRRSRSTSQLSQTEAAGKKADRQKETGEGEVDHTQADKVIDSEGVMKSSLTEVPTGKKVGKAGSSSIQRSVETGMAVEYPRGGSAMNRQASRESTDGSMNSYSSEGNLIFSGMRLGADSQFSDFLDGLGPGQLVGRQTLATPAMGDVQIGLMDKKGQLEVEVIRARGLTPKPGSKSLPAPYVKVYLLDNGTCKAKKKTKIARKTLEPLYQQHLLFEEGPQGKVLQVIVWGDYGRLDHKCFMGVAQILLEELDLSSTVIGWYKLFPPSSLVDPTLAPLTRLASQTSLDSSGQTLGVRS